Proteins from a genomic interval of Rhizobium leguminosarum:
- a CDS encoding amino acid adenylation domain-containing protein — protein MDPAARSISSSVVVGSGTLAIRCAQLAIEMGHVIGAALSGDVIFAEWATRAKIPCVGSVEELSSFLQAEPVDWLFSVANPFILPPDVFGQVRQGAFNYHDGPLPRYAGTHATSWALLAQEIEYAITWHRIDDGVDTGDVVVQLQVLIAPADTALTLNLKCDEAAIEGFRELLTGLAKGELTAYPQALVSRSYFPRRRRPDAAGCLRWDRPAEDLSAMTRALNLGPYHLNPLGLPKALVGDEVVIVRRLEVLPQRSGLPAGSLLEIHSSHWRVATGTQDVDVCFGSSDGQALDARALARHSNLDEGGRLPILSDDEARSITAAHELLAPSEDFWRQRLEQLRILQFPFLSSCVAEAPPKRQSSSWFMASALAKLSPNDRTEYLVTAWLIYLARITGETELQLGWTPESDRSQAGLKAMEVLIASVVPMEVTIDLAHDFEEVRKAVAAECAQLSKHASFARDLIARCPTLRGVEALRSHQPWPIGITITTDSCSVAGDLTTSQSAGSAPSGDLLTFEVCTQDGSFRWHFDASRLAPEQIDRMTQHLQTLLYGVTADAGQPVRDLNILPAEERTYLLEDLNRTAAAYPSERCIHELFEQQVRRAPEAVALVHEDEELSYGELNARANRLAHHLIALGVRPDQPVAICLERSPAMVVGLLAILKAGGAYLPLDPAYPSARLRQIVEDAAPRRLLCDAAGRAALGPEALVDLTVVDLETATPAWAELPASNPDPRALGLGPRHLAYVIYTSGSTGTPKGAQNEHRAILNRLIWMQKAYALNATDVVLQKTPFGFDVSAWEFFWTLLEGATLVLAPPAAHKDPDALVNLIISHRITTAHFVPSMLVSFMEAKSVDRCTSLQRLVCSGEALAASLAHKVRRVLPWTGLHNLYGPTEAAIDVTAWNCPADFDGSVVPIGRPIANTRLYLLDGHGAPVPFGAVGELYIGGAGVARGYLNRPELTAERFIASPFVEGDRLYRSGDLGRYLPDGNLEFLGRNDDQVKIRGFRIEPGEIATRLCEHELVGDAVVVARQDRAGDQRLVAYVVAKPAHGSDEADGAQRTCCRDQILYEITPPLGFFIQHAAILDGQVQSSG, from the coding sequence ATGGATCCTGCGGCGCGATCGATCTCCTCCAGTGTCGTTGTTGGAAGTGGTACGCTCGCTATCCGCTGCGCTCAGCTGGCAATTGAGATGGGCCACGTCATTGGTGCGGCCCTCTCCGGCGACGTCATATTCGCAGAGTGGGCGACTCGCGCCAAGATCCCGTGTGTAGGGAGCGTTGAAGAGCTCTCGTCTTTTTTGCAGGCCGAACCGGTAGATTGGCTTTTCTCCGTTGCCAATCCGTTCATATTGCCACCGGACGTGTTTGGGCAAGTGCGTCAAGGTGCTTTCAATTACCACGACGGTCCGTTGCCACGATATGCGGGAACGCACGCGACGTCCTGGGCGCTGCTGGCGCAGGAGATCGAATATGCCATCACGTGGCATCGGATCGATGATGGTGTTGATACGGGTGACGTCGTGGTTCAGCTCCAAGTGCTGATTGCGCCGGCCGATACGGCTTTGACCCTGAACCTTAAATGTGATGAAGCCGCGATCGAGGGCTTCCGCGAGCTTTTAACTGGCTTGGCAAAGGGAGAGCTTACTGCCTATCCGCAGGCGCTGGTAAGCAGAAGTTACTTTCCGAGACGTCGGCGCCCGGATGCGGCAGGCTGTCTGCGATGGGATCGGCCGGCGGAAGATCTGTCAGCGATGACGCGTGCCTTGAACTTGGGCCCATATCATCTCAATCCATTGGGTCTGCCCAAGGCTCTCGTAGGCGATGAGGTGGTCATAGTCAGGCGCTTGGAGGTGCTGCCTCAACGCTCGGGCCTCCCGGCAGGTTCTCTGCTTGAAATCCACTCCAGCCACTGGAGGGTGGCGACGGGTACACAGGATGTCGATGTTTGCTTTGGCAGCTCCGATGGTCAGGCGCTGGACGCGCGAGCCCTCGCCAGGCACTCCAATCTGGATGAAGGTGGTCGCCTTCCAATTTTGAGCGACGATGAGGCGCGGAGCATAACTGCGGCCCATGAATTGCTGGCGCCTTCAGAGGATTTTTGGCGACAGCGGCTAGAGCAGCTTAGAATATTGCAGTTTCCTTTCCTGTCGTCGTGCGTGGCTGAGGCGCCGCCCAAACGGCAGTCGAGTTCGTGGTTCATGGCAAGTGCTTTGGCTAAGCTGTCGCCAAATGATCGCACGGAATACTTGGTAACGGCTTGGCTGATCTATCTCGCCCGCATCACCGGAGAAACAGAGCTTCAACTGGGATGGACGCCTGAATCGGATCGATCGCAAGCCGGTTTGAAAGCGATGGAGGTGCTTATCGCCTCTGTCGTGCCGATGGAAGTTACCATCGACCTTGCACATGATTTTGAAGAAGTGCGCAAAGCGGTGGCGGCCGAATGCGCTCAGCTGAGCAAGCACGCTAGCTTTGCCCGGGATCTTATCGCGCGCTGCCCGACATTGCGAGGTGTGGAGGCGCTACGGTCGCACCAGCCCTGGCCGATTGGCATCACAATCACGACAGACAGCTGTTCTGTAGCTGGCGATCTGACGACAAGCCAAAGTGCTGGGTCAGCCCCATCCGGCGATTTGCTGACGTTTGAGGTTTGCACTCAGGATGGGAGCTTTCGATGGCATTTTGATGCAAGTCGATTAGCACCGGAGCAGATCGACCGTATGACGCAGCATTTGCAAACTTTGTTATATGGTGTGACGGCCGATGCCGGGCAGCCGGTGCGCGACCTCAACATTCTTCCGGCTGAGGAGCGCACCTATCTGCTGGAGGATCTGAACCGGACGGCGGCGGCCTATCCGTCGGAGCGGTGCATCCATGAGCTGTTCGAGCAACAGGTCCGGCGCGCACCCGAAGCCGTCGCCCTCGTCCATGAGGACGAAGAGCTAAGCTATGGCGAGCTCAACGCGCGGGCCAACCGGCTGGCCCATCATCTGATCGCCCTTGGGGTCAGGCCGGATCAGCCGGTGGCGATCTGCCTGGAGCGCAGCCCGGCGATGGTGGTGGGTCTTTTGGCGATCCTCAAGGCGGGCGGCGCCTATCTGCCGCTGGATCCGGCCTATCCGTCGGCGCGGCTGCGGCAGATTGTCGAGGATGCCGCACCGCGGCGGCTGCTTTGCGATGCCGCCGGACGCGCCGCACTCGGCCCCGAGGCGCTTGTCGATCTGACGGTGGTCGATCTGGAGACGGCCACCCCGGCCTGGGCCGAACTGCCGGCCTCGAACCCGGACCCGCGCGCCCTTGGCCTGGGCCCGCGCCATCTCGCCTATGTCATCTACACCTCAGGCTCCACCGGAACCCCAAAGGGGGCACAGAATGAGCATCGGGCTATTCTCAATCGCCTAATCTGGATGCAGAAAGCCTACGCTCTTAATGCGACTGATGTCGTCTTGCAGAAGACGCCATTTGGCTTCGACGTCTCGGCCTGGGAATTCTTCTGGACGTTGCTTGAGGGGGCGACCCTGGTACTGGCGCCTCCGGCTGCACACAAAGACCCCGATGCCCTTGTAAACCTTATAATCAGTCATCGCATCACCACTGCGCACTTTGTACCATCCATGCTGGTCAGCTTTATGGAGGCGAAGAGCGTTGATCGCTGCACATCACTGCAGCGTCTCGTGTGCAGTGGCGAGGCACTTGCTGCCTCCCTTGCGCACAAGGTTCGCCGCGTATTGCCTTGGACTGGCCTGCACAATCTATATGGTCCCACGGAAGCTGCTATCGACGTGACGGCCTGGAATTGCCCGGCTGATTTTGATGGGTCAGTCGTCCCGATCGGCCGTCCGATTGCGAACACGCGGTTGTATCTGCTGGACGGTCATGGTGCGCCGGTGCCGTTCGGGGCGGTGGGTGAGCTTTACATCGGCGGGGCGGGGGTGGCGCGTGGCTACCTCAACCGTCCGGAGCTGACGGCGGAGCGGTTCATCGCCAGTCCGTTTGTGGAGGGCGACCGTCTGTACCGGAGCGGCGACCTTGGGCGTTATCTGCCGGACGGCAATCTGGAGTTTTTGGGCCGCAACGACGACCAGGTGAAGATCCGCGGCTTCCGCATCGAGCCGGGCGAGATCGCCACACGGCTTTGCGAGCACGAGCTTGTCGGCGATGCGGTGGTGGTGGCGCGCCAGGACCGCGCCGGCGACCAGCGGCTCGTCGCCTATGTGGTGGCGAAGCCGGCGCACGGATCGGACGAGGCCGATGGCGCGCAGCGGACGTGTTGCAGGGATCAGATTCTGTACGAGATAACCCCACCCTTGGGATTTTTCATACAACACGCCGCAATTCTGGACGGCCAAGTTCAGTCATCCGGTTGA
- a CDS encoding MBL fold metallo-hydrolase, which yields MQRAKIVRTQHPVGHGGFHTGLITTTEISAPHISSASDSPTGAFKYVYDCGSEQSEAFNAELALYREQSGGSTDLLFVSHLHADHINGIDRLQGMAPARKVVVPYFDVIERLLFVLSDFERGATSRSSLDYFADPAAWWLGRGAQEVIFLQQGEPDDIPPPRPPEPDAPLDDPRARRILGLEDRDKAKRPASRLNDHLKPPHGEDVEGLAPAGLTSPKQNTALLAASGSYFQLEWRNFGGEPWHRADWILLPYVHPVDDPRASAS from the coding sequence ATGCAACGCGCCAAAATTGTCCGGACCCAGCACCCCGTTGGCCATGGTGGATTCCACACCGGGTTGATTACGACAACTGAAATCTCAGCTCCTCATATCTCTTCGGCGAGTGATAGTCCGACCGGCGCCTTCAAGTATGTTTATGATTGCGGATCCGAGCAAAGCGAGGCCTTCAATGCGGAGCTCGCCCTTTACCGTGAGCAATCAGGTGGTTCGACGGACCTCCTCTTCGTGTCCCATCTCCACGCCGATCATATCAACGGGATTGACCGGTTACAGGGGATGGCGCCCGCCCGAAAAGTGGTCGTGCCCTATTTCGATGTCATAGAGCGTTTGCTCTTCGTCCTTTCCGACTTCGAGCGAGGGGCAACGTCGCGCTCTTCCCTGGACTACTTTGCGGATCCGGCGGCGTGGTGGCTTGGTCGCGGTGCACAGGAGGTCATCTTTCTGCAACAGGGCGAGCCCGACGACATACCTCCGCCCCGTCCACCGGAGCCGGACGCGCCACTCGATGATCCAAGAGCGCGACGCATCCTGGGCTTGGAGGACAGGGACAAAGCGAAGCGCCCCGCAAGTCGATTGAATGATCATCTCAAACCGCCTCATGGAGAGGACGTCGAAGGACTTGCTCCGGCTGGCTTGACAAGCCCCAAACAAAACACCGCTCTGCTTGCGGCATCCGGATCATATTTTCAGCTCGAGTGGCGGAACTTCGGCGGAGAGCCCTGGCACAGGGCTGACTGGATTCTCCTGCCCTATGTCCACCCCGTCGACGACCCACGCGCAAGCGCTTCGTAA
- a CDS encoding IS5 family transposase: MPHKFNADRRDKIAKQKFKVTNWAAYNESLRQRGDLTVWVSDEALALWTAPRRRSRGGQPKYSDLAITLCLTLRVVYGLALRQTQGLMRSVAALMEFDIAVPDFSTLSRRSKGLALPSTKSGARASGPVYLVVDSTGLKVFGEGEWLENKHTIKVKRKRWRKLHIGLDLASGEIVCADLTTDDVGDPTALPGLLDQIDGPVAKFIADGAYDGAPTRDLLETRFGEIVEIIIPPPKTAVESPQSAFNPTVRDRHIAEIENKGRMAWQKSTGYNQRSRVETQMGRWKTVIGPKLKARNFDNQKTEAKIGVHVLNRMTELGRPEFRRVV, from the coding sequence ATGCCGCATAAGTTCAATGCCGACCGACGGGACAAGATAGCCAAGCAGAAGTTTAAGGTGACGAATTGGGCGGCCTATAATGAAAGCCTGCGTCAACGTGGTGATTTGACCGTGTGGGTGAGTGATGAGGCCCTTGCTTTATGGACGGCGCCGAGGCGGAGATCGCGGGGCGGTCAGCCGAAATACTCGGATCTGGCGATCACATTGTGCTTGACCCTACGCGTCGTCTACGGGCTGGCGCTACGCCAGACCCAAGGTCTGATGCGCAGCGTTGCGGCGCTGATGGAGTTCGATATTGCCGTGCCTGACTTCTCCACCCTGTCGCGCCGGAGCAAAGGGCTGGCGTTGCCGTCGACAAAGTCCGGAGCCAGAGCGTCCGGTCCTGTTTATCTGGTGGTCGATAGCACGGGGTTAAAAGTCTTCGGTGAGGGCGAGTGGCTGGAAAACAAGCACACAATCAAGGTGAAACGTAAAAGATGGCGCAAGCTTCACATTGGTCTTGATCTTGCTAGTGGTGAGATTGTCTGCGCGGATCTAACCACGGATGATGTTGGCGATCCGACCGCTTTGCCAGGTCTTCTGGATCAGATTGATGGCCCAGTTGCCAAGTTTATCGCTGATGGCGCCTATGACGGAGCGCCGACCCGTGATCTTCTGGAGACACGCTTCGGCGAGATCGTGGAGATCATTATCCCGCCTCCCAAGACAGCAGTTGAAAGTCCGCAATCGGCGTTCAATCCAACGGTACGGGACCGCCATATCGCCGAAATCGAAAACAAGGGCCGGATGGCTTGGCAGAAATCCACCGGCTATAACCAGCGCAGCCGGGTGGAGACCCAGATGGGTAGATGGAAGACGGTCATTGGGCCAAAACTCAAAGCGAGGAACTTCGACAATCAGAAAACAGAAGCCAAGATCGGCGTCCACGTTCTCAACCGGATGACTGAACTTGGCCGTCCAGAATTCCGGCGTGTTGTATGA
- a CDS encoding IS5 family transposase, which translates to MPHKFNADRRDKIAKQKFKVTNWAAYNESLRQRGDLTVWVSDEALALWTAPRRRSRGGQPKYSDLAITLCLTLRVVYGLALRQTQGLMRSVAALMEFDIAVPDFSTLSRRSKGLALPSTKSGARASGPVYLVVDSTGLKVFGEGEWLENKHTIKVKRKRWRKLHIGLDLASGEIVCADLTTDDVGDPTALPGLLDQIDGPVAKFIADGAYDGAPTRDLLETRFGEIVEIIIPPPKTAVESPQSAFNPTVRDRHIAEIENKGRMAWQKSTGYNQRSRVETQMGRWKTVIGPKLKARNFDNQKTEAKIGVHVLNRMTELGRPELRRVV; encoded by the coding sequence ATGCCGCATAAGTTCAATGCCGACCGACGGGACAAGATAGCCAAGCAGAAGTTTAAGGTGACGAATTGGGCGGCCTATAATGAAAGCCTGCGTCAACGTGGTGATTTGACCGTGTGGGTGAGTGATGAGGCCCTTGCTTTATGGACGGCGCCGAGGCGGAGATCGCGGGGCGGTCAGCCGAAATACTCGGATCTGGCGATCACATTGTGCTTGACCCTACGCGTCGTCTACGGGCTGGCGCTACGCCAGACCCAAGGTCTGATGCGCAGCGTTGCGGCGCTGATGGAGTTCGATATTGCCGTGCCTGACTTCTCCACCCTGTCGCGCCGGAGCAAAGGGCTGGCGTTGCCGTCGACAAAGTCCGGAGCCAGAGCGTCCGGTCCTGTTTATCTGGTGGTCGATAGCACGGGGTTAAAAGTCTTCGGTGAGGGCGAGTGGCTGGAAAACAAGCACACAATCAAGGTGAAACGTAAAAGATGGCGCAAGCTTCACATTGGTCTTGATCTTGCTAGTGGTGAGATTGTCTGCGCGGATCTAACCACGGATGATGTTGGCGATCCGACCGCTTTGCCAGGTCTTCTGGATCAGATTGATGGCCCAGTTGCCAAGTTTATCGCTGATGGCGCCTATGACGGAGCGCCGACCCGTGATCTTCTGGAGACACGCTTCGGCGAGATCGTGGAGATCATTATCCCGCCTCCCAAGACAGCAGTTGAAAGTCCGCAATCGGCGTTCAATCCAACGGTACGGGACCGCCATATCGCCGAAATCGAAAACAAGGGCCGGATGGCTTGGCAGAAATCCACCGGCTATAACCAGCGCAGCCGGGTGGAGACCCAGATGGGTAGATGGAAGACGGTCATTGGGCCAAAACTCAAAGCGAGGAACTTCGACAATCAGAAAACAGAAGCCAAGATCGGCGTCCACGTTCTCAACCGGATGACTGAACTTGGCCGTCCAGAATTGCGGCGTGTTGTATGA
- the repC gene encoding plasmid replication protein RepC translates to MHTESVTTPFGRRPMTLALVRRQQATKQIRTGKTADKWKIFRDASAAMEALRIQSSSLAVLDALLSFYPENELREDAQLIVFPSNLQLSLRAHSMPGSTLRRHLAVLVEAGLIVRRDSANGKRFSRKDQAGDVEEAFGFDLSPLLLRSEELAMLAQDVIAARAAYRKAKEKLTICRRDTRKLISAAMEEGAEGNWQAIEHAYISLVGRLPRTPTAGELVDILDEMEMLKQEILNLLEINDNSGNDSSNDAHIERHIQNSKPESIPELEPSSEKEPGAKPRKTEASKEPLKTFPLSIVLKACPQVSDYAPGGSVDSWRELMSAAVVIRSMLGVSPSAYQEACEVMGPENAAVAMACILERANLINSAGAYLRDLTRRADRDEFSIGPMLMAALKANNETHLRAG, encoded by the coding sequence ATGCATACGGAAAGTGTGACGACGCCCTTTGGGCGGCGGCCGATGACGCTCGCCCTGGTGAGACGGCAACAGGCGACGAAGCAAATTCGGACCGGCAAAACCGCTGACAAATGGAAGATTTTCAGAGACGCGTCCGCAGCAATGGAAGCGCTCCGGATCCAATCGAGCAGCCTGGCTGTTCTTGATGCTCTCCTGAGTTTCTATCCGGAGAACGAATTGCGTGAAGATGCCCAGCTAATCGTTTTTCCATCTAATTTGCAATTGTCTTTGCGCGCGCACTCAATGCCAGGATCGACTTTGAGACGGCACCTCGCCGTACTTGTTGAGGCGGGACTTATTGTCCGGCGTGATAGCGCCAACGGCAAGCGCTTTTCGAGGAAGGACCAGGCCGGTGATGTCGAAGAGGCCTTCGGCTTCGACTTGTCCCCTCTCCTCCTGCGCTCCGAAGAGCTTGCTATGCTTGCGCAGGACGTCATTGCGGCACGCGCGGCCTATCGTAAAGCTAAAGAAAAGCTGACGATTTGCCGGCGTGACACCCGAAAACTCATTTCAGCTGCGATGGAGGAAGGTGCCGAGGGAAACTGGCAAGCCATCGAACACGCCTATATTAGCCTTGTCGGGCGGTTGCCCAGGACGCCCACGGCCGGTGAATTGGTCGACATACTCGATGAGATGGAGATGTTGAAACAGGAAATACTCAACCTGCTCGAAATCAATGATAATTCTGGAAATGATAGCAGCAATGATGCCCATATTGAGCGCCACATACAGAATTCAAAACCAGAATCCATTCCTGAACTTGAACCAAGCTCTGAAAAAGAGCCGGGCGCAAAGCCGAGAAAAACTGAGGCATCGAAGGAGCCGCTGAAAACGTTCCCGCTTTCGATCGTGTTGAAAGCTTGCCCGCAAGTCTCGGACTATGCTCCCGGTGGCTCGGTCGACAGTTGGCGCGAACTCATGTCGGCCGCGGTGGTGATCAGATCAATGCTCGGTGTAAGCCCTTCGGCCTACCAAGAGGCATGCGAGGTAATGGGGCCGGAAAATGCGGCGGTGGCCATGGCCTGTATCCTCGAGCGAGCCAACCTGATCAACTCGGCCGGAGCGTATCTGCGCGATCTCACGCGACGTGCAGACCGCGATGAGTTTTCTATCGGTCCGATGCTAATGGCTGCCCTTAAAGCGAACAACGAAACGCATCTCAGGGCGGGGTGA
- the repB gene encoding plasmid partitioning protein RepB: MSRKNLLNLIQVDADTPTKAPASDNKLVGQVASSMREEKARQARADEIERRLSEGQAVIELDPALVEPSFVRDRMPGDITGLLASIRDQGQQVPILVRPHPTDAGRYQVAFGHRRLRAVQDLGQQVKAIVRNLTDEELVIAQGQENNEREDLSYIEKSRFAHYLKERFPREVIISSMSLDKAEISRMFGIIDQLPADLIDAIGPAPGVGRRSWQELAELVQKSSSQDAIDIVRSEEMQRMASQDRFKAVVSKLKPRRAVRLPDVLSATSGERLAHVKQSKTKLEITIDRTEAADFAAFLLNDAVALFEDRRAMIQREKEA, from the coding sequence ATGAGTAGAAAGAACCTCCTAAACCTCATCCAGGTTGACGCAGACACGCCGACCAAGGCACCGGCATCTGACAACAAGCTAGTCGGCCAGGTCGCGAGCTCGATGCGTGAGGAGAAGGCTCGCCAGGCCCGTGCGGATGAAATCGAGCGGCGACTTTCTGAAGGGCAAGCCGTTATCGAGCTCGATCCCGCTTTGGTGGAACCATCCTTCGTGCGTGATCGCATGCCGGGCGACATCACCGGTCTTCTCGCATCTATCCGCGACCAGGGTCAGCAAGTGCCGATCCTCGTTCGCCCTCACCCAACAGATGCAGGCCGGTATCAGGTCGCTTTTGGCCATCGCCGCTTGCGTGCGGTCCAAGACCTCGGCCAGCAGGTCAAAGCAATCGTTCGGAACCTGACCGATGAAGAGCTAGTCATTGCTCAGGGGCAGGAAAATAACGAGCGCGAGGATCTATCCTACATCGAGAAGTCTCGGTTTGCCCACTACCTCAAGGAGCGTTTCCCGCGTGAGGTCATCATTTCTTCCATGTCGTTGGACAAGGCAGAGATTTCTCGCATGTTTGGCATTATCGACCAACTTCCGGCGGACTTGATTGACGCTATTGGACCGGCTCCAGGCGTTGGTCGACGCAGTTGGCAAGAGTTGGCGGAACTCGTTCAAAAGTCGTCCAGCCAGGATGCCATCGATATCGTTCGGAGCGAGGAGATGCAGCGCATGGCGTCGCAAGATCGCTTCAAGGCGGTCGTTTCAAAGCTCAAGCCGCGCCGCGCCGTACGTTTGCCGGACGTGCTGTCAGCTACATCCGGGGAGCGTCTGGCCCATGTAAAGCAGAGCAAGACCAAGCTCGAAATTACGATCGATCGGACAGAAGCGGCTGATTTCGCAGCATTCTTGTTAAACGATGCGGTGGCCCTCTTTGAGGATCGCCGCGCAATGATTCAACGCGAGAAGGAAGCGTAA
- the repA gene encoding plasmid partitioning protein RepA, which produces MKTKAEATTQPRETLVSLIERHSSALAVQLQAHHVSTFPPTAQKGIRHFQPSEAAKLVGVKEVYLRQISNDIDGLEVSTTPGGRRSYSVEDIDRIRRHLDKVGRADRRYLPHRRDGEELQTISVMNFKGGSGKTTTSAHLAQYLALRGYRVLAVDLDPQASLSALYGHQPELDVKDNETMYGAIRYDDQRRSLKDLVRKTYIPGLDLVPGNLELMEFEHDTPRALMTRKVGDVMFFQRVSDAIDEVSAGYDVVIIDCPPQLGYLTLSALTAATSVLVTVHPQMLDVMSMNQFLAMVADLLREVAAAGGNVDFAWLRYLITRFEPSDGPQNQMVGYLRSIFGAHVLNFPMLKSTAVSDAGLTNQTLYEVERGQFTRSTYDRALESMNSVNDEIETLIKKAWGRPT; this is translated from the coding sequence ATGAAAACCAAGGCTGAAGCCACAACACAACCACGCGAGACTTTGGTGAGCCTCATCGAGAGGCACTCGTCGGCGCTCGCCGTCCAGCTTCAGGCCCACCATGTGAGCACGTTTCCGCCAACAGCGCAAAAGGGTATAAGGCATTTTCAGCCATCGGAAGCTGCAAAGCTAGTTGGCGTGAAGGAAGTCTACCTTCGTCAGATCTCAAACGATATCGATGGCCTCGAGGTCAGCACGACACCGGGCGGTCGCCGCTCGTACTCCGTTGAGGATATCGATAGGATCCGCCGTCATCTCGACAAGGTAGGACGAGCCGATCGCCGGTACTTGCCTCATCGACGGGATGGTGAGGAGCTGCAGACCATTTCCGTCATGAATTTCAAAGGTGGATCCGGCAAAACAACGACATCTGCGCACCTTGCTCAATATCTCGCGCTGCGCGGTTATAGAGTGCTTGCTGTAGATCTCGACCCGCAGGCCAGCCTATCAGCCCTCTACGGACATCAGCCGGAACTCGATGTCAAAGACAACGAGACGATGTACGGGGCAATCCGCTACGACGATCAGCGTCGATCACTCAAGGACCTCGTCCGCAAGACGTATATTCCAGGCTTGGACCTCGTTCCCGGCAACCTCGAACTTATGGAATTCGAGCACGACACGCCGCGCGCGCTCATGACCCGCAAAGTCGGCGACGTCATGTTCTTCCAGCGTGTCAGCGATGCGATCGACGAGGTCAGCGCTGGCTATGACGTCGTGATTATCGATTGCCCCCCGCAACTCGGCTACCTGACGCTCTCTGCCCTCACCGCAGCAACATCGGTTCTCGTCACGGTTCATCCTCAGATGCTGGACGTCATGTCGATGAACCAATTTTTGGCTATGGTCGCCGACCTGCTCCGTGAAGTCGCCGCCGCCGGCGGAAACGTTGATTTTGCCTGGCTTCGCTATCTTATCACCAGGTTTGAACCGTCAGACGGCCCTCAGAACCAGATGGTGGGATATCTTCGCTCCATTTTTGGCGCACACGTATTGAATTTTCCGATGTTGAAATCGACGGCGGTCTCTGATGCGGGGCTGACCAACCAAACCCTCTACGAAGTCGAGCGGGGTCAATTCACCCGCAGTACTTATGACCGGGCCCTTGAGTCCATGAATAGCGTGAATGACGAAATCGAGACGCTCATCAAAAAAGCTTGGGGTAGACCGACATGA
- a CDS encoding IS5 family transposase: protein MPHTFNADRRDKIAKQKYQVTNWPAYNESLRQRGDLTIWVKDEALSLWTARRRRSRGGQPKYSDLAITLCLTLRVVYGLALRQTQGLMRSVAALMGFDIAVPDFSTLSRRSKGLALPSTKSRATTSGPVHLVVDSTGLKVFGEGEWLENKHKTKTKRKRWRKLHLGLNLVSGEIVCSDLTVDDVGDPTALPGLLDQIGGAVEKFIADGAYDGTPTRDLLATRFGEIVEVIIPPPKTAVASPQSVLVPSVRDRHIAEIQTKGRMAWQKSAGDNKRSRADQMGRWKAVIGGRVAGIRFCTR from the coding sequence ATGCCGCACACGTTCAATGCCGATCGGCGGGACAAGATTGCCAAGCAGAAATATCAAGTGACGAATTGGCCGGCATATAATGAAAGCCTGCGTCAACGTGGTGATTTGACCATCTGGGTGAAGGATGAGGCCCTGTCTTTATGGACGGCGCGGAGGCGGAGATCGCGGGGTGGTCAGCCGAAATACTCGGATCTGGCGATTACGTTGTGCTTGACCCTGCGCGTCGTCTACGGGCTGGCGCTACGCCAGACCCAAGGCTTGATGCGCAGTGTCGCGGCGCTGATGGGGTTCGATATTGCCGTGCCTGACTTCTCAACCCTGTCTCGCCGGAGCAAAGGGCTGGCGTTGCCGTCGACAAAGTCCCGAGCCACAACATCAGGTCCGGTCCATCTGGTTGTCGACAGCACCGGCTTGAAGGTCTTCGGCGAGGGCGAGTGGCTGGAAAACAAGCACAAAACCAAGACCAAACGCAAAAGATGGCGCAAACTGCACCTTGGTCTCAATCTTGTCAGTGGTGAGATTGTTTGTTCCGATCTGACCGTGGATGATGTCGGCGATCCGACAGCGTTACCAGGACTTCTGGACCAGATCGGTGGCGCCGTCGAGAAGTTCATTGCCGACGGCGCCTATGATGGAACGCCAACCCGAGATCTTCTGGCGACACGCTTTGGTGAGATCGTGGAGGTCATTATCCCACCTCCCAAGACTGCCGTTGCCAGCCCTCAATCGGTGCTGGTTCCATCTGTCCGCGATCGCCATATTGCAGAAATCCAGACCAAAGGGCGGATGGCATGGCAGAAATCCGCCGGCGACAACAAGCGCAGTCGCGCTGATCAGATGGGTCGATGGAAGGCTGTGATCGGGGGACGTGTTGCAGGGATCAGATTCTGTACGAGATAA